A single Perognathus longimembris pacificus isolate PPM17 chromosome 17, ASM2315922v1, whole genome shotgun sequence DNA region contains:
- the LOC125365527 gene encoding 60S ribosomal protein L12-like, whose protein sequence is MPPKFDPNEIKVVYLRCTGGEIGATSALAPKISPLGLSPKKVGDDIAKATGDWKGLRITVKLTIQNRQAQIEVVPSASALIIKALKEPPRDRKKQKNIKHSGNISFDEIVSIARQMRHRSLARELSGTIKEILGTAQSVGCNVDARHPHDIIDDINSGAMECPAS, encoded by the coding sequence ATGCCGCCTAAGTTCGATCCCAACGAGATCAAAGTTGTGTACCTGAGGTGCACCGGTGGCGAGATCGGCGCCACGTCCGCCCTGGCCCCCAAGATCAGCCCCCTGGGTCTGTCTCCAAAAAAAGTTGGTGATGACATTGCCAAAGCAACGGGTGACTGGAAGGGTCTGAGGATTACGGTGAAGCTGACCATTCAGAACAGACAGGCCCAGATAGAGGTGGTACCTTCTGCCTCTGCCCTGATCATCAAAGCCCTAAAGGAGCCaccaagagacagaaagaaacagaaaaacattaaACACAGTGGAAACATCTCTTTTGATGAGATTGTCAGCATTGCCCGGCAGATGCGGCACCGATCTTTAGCCAGAGAACTTTCTGGAACCATTAAGGAGATCCTGGGCACAGCCCAGTCTGTGGGGTGTAATGTTGATGCCCGCCATCCTCATGACATCATAGATGACATCAACAGTGGTGCCATGGAATGCCCTGCTAGTTAA